A single region of the Triticum dicoccoides isolate Atlit2015 ecotype Zavitan chromosome 2B, WEW_v2.0, whole genome shotgun sequence genome encodes:
- the LOC119361652 gene encoding berberine bridge enzyme-like 26 yields the protein MAKRFNLAAPLLLTLTFLFCSCSMISSSSQAASPAGFLQCLTKANISVFEQGEDLFNTQLDKYIRNPKFLANTTGRPLYVVMPANAHHVQIAVRCGSLNRVPLRVRSGGHDYEGLSYRSVDNEGFAMLDMSELRTVVVDNQTSTAWVESGATLGELYYAISKASNLLGFPAGVCLTVGVGGHFSGGGFGTLMRKHGLAVDNVIDAELVDANGTLLNKTTMGGDVFWAIRGGGGGSFGVVLRWQVRLVTVPATVSVFKVSVSNSQGAAVHAVTKWQKVAPALPDELYIRALVQSDMAVFRAVFLGTCDALLPLVMSRSDGIAELNLSRSNCKEMSWIESVAYVNNATVEDLTKRTTSEFDSSHGFKATTDYVRRAIRREVWAKIFYKQLRQPNAQVILVPYGGKMSNVPEDATPYPHRAGVQYSMQLYNYWPVDSADSGAMGTKWVRDMYAFMAPYVRSGSEPRGAYFNCRDLDLGPDWGPKYFKGNYERLTKAKAEIDPHNYFRNEQSIPLPKRAS from the coding sequence ATGGCCAAGCGCTTCAACTTAGCGGCGCCGCTGCTGCTCACCTTAACCTTCTTGTTCTGCAGCTGCTCCATGATCTCTTCTTCTTCCCAAGCAGCGTCGCCCGCTGGCTTCCTCCAATGCCTCACGAAGGCTAACATCTCAGTGTTCGAGCAGGGCGAAGATTTGTTCAACACGCAGCTTGACAAATACATTAGGAACCCAAAGTTCCTCGCAAATACCACCGGGAGGCCGCTCTATGTCGTGATGCCGGCGAATGCTCACCACGTCCAGATCGCCGTGCGCTGCGGTAGCCTAAACAGGGTACCCCTCCGCGTGCGCAGTGGCGGGCACGACTATGAGGGCCTGTCGTACCGGTCCGTGGACAACGAGGGCTTCGCCATGCTCGACATGTCGGAGCTACGCACCGTGGTCGTCGACAACCAGACGTCGACGGCGTGGGTGGAGTCCGGCGCGACGCTCGGCGAGCTCTACTATGCCATATCGAAGGCGAGCAACCTTCTGGGGTTCCCGGCCGGCGTGTGCTTGACCGTCGGCGTCGGAGGCCATTTTAGCGGCGGTGGCTTTGGCACGCTGATGCGCAAGCACGGGCTAGCCGTCGATAACGTCATTGATGCCGAGTTAGTGGACGCCAATGGCACACTCCTGAACAAGACAACCATGGGGGGCGATGTCTTCTGGGCCATAAGAGGCGGCGGGGGCGGGAGCTTCGGTGTCGTGCTGAGGTGGCAGGTGAGGCTCGTGACCGTCCCGGCGACGGTGTCGGTGTTCAAGGTCTCGGTGTCCAACAGCCAGGGCGCCGCCGTGCACGCGGTCACCAAGTGGCAGAAGGTCGCGCCGGCCCTGCCGGACGAGCTGTACATCAGGGCGCTTGTCCAGAGCGACATGGCCGTCTTCCGAGCAGTGTTCCTCGGCACGTGCGACGCGCTCCTGCCTCTGGTGATGAGCAGGAGCGATGGCATCGCGGAGCTGAATTTGAGCCGCTCCAACTGCAAGGAGATGAGCTGGATCGAGTCCGTGGCCTACGTCAACAACGCGACCGTGGAGGACCTCACGAAGCGGACCACCTCTGAGTTCGACTCCAGCCATGGCTTCAAGGCGACGACGGACTACGTCCGGCGCGCCATTCGCCGGGAGGTGTGGGCTAAGATCTTCTACAAGCAGCTCAGGCAGCCCAACGCGCAGGTCATCTTGGTCCCATACGGCGGGAAGATGAGCAACGTGCCAGAGGACGCGACGCCGTACCCGCACCGCGCCGGCGTGCAGTACAGCATGCAGTTGTACAACTACTGGCCGGTGGATTCGGCAGACAGCGGAGCCATGGGGACGAAGTGGGTGAGGGACATGTACGCGTTCATGGCGCCGTACGTGAGGTCCGGATCCGAGCCAAGGGGAGCCTACTTCAACTGCAGGGACCTGGATCTCGGCCCCGACTGGGGGCCGAAATACTTCAAGGGTAACTACGAGAGGCTCACCAAGGCCAAGGCTGAGATCGACCCCCACAATTACTTCCGCAATGAGCAAAGCATCCCCCTGCCAAAACGAGCATCTTAA